GTTCAGCTGCAGAATTAACCAAGTGGTCGTATCATGCAGGGAATTCAAAATGCACTTGCAGGATGACACTGCACCTGGCAATGTTGTTTTTGTCCGGGGCTGACAGCAGACAGTTTTGGTCTGTTGGATATTtgtacataatatttaaaatgtctATTCAAAACATATGCAAAATATAGACATGATCTAAAACTTTATTAGAGCCCTTAATATTTGGTGGTATTTTTCACATCATGGAAGCTGTGAACATATCTTATTATAGGAAGATGTGGAACACGGATAAAACGGAGGTAGAGCTGGACTCCTCTGTGCTGGCATTCAGAACGATCCCATAgcgacccccccacccctcccccgacacccctcccctctccccccatctgctccatcacgCCCTTCAATAATGTACCAAACAGTTCCACACACTGAAGAAATGCCGCGTCCCTGCAGAAGCCATTACACTTCCTTTGCTATAGTCCCACGCCTCTGCTCACTTCAAGGAGTGCCATTATTCTCCACGCCATAGCCAGCATTCGAGTGTTTTTAAAAGGCCAAGCGCAGGGCTGACGATTCATTTCTCGTACTGCACGGGCTGTGTTTGCACTACGGGGCCCGTGGCGTGCAGAAGGTATCAGTCCTGCGGAGAAATCCATCAGAGGCTCGTGCTCAGGAATGAGCAAGGAGGAGCCTTTAATCATTTTCTGTGGGAAATGTTGGTTGCTAGGTTACAGGTCAGTCTTGAGAAATTGCTAAGGCGAAAGCCGGAGATGGCGCGGAATATGTAATATTAAAACAGTCTCTGGGTAATTCCGATAGAACTGTATCATTTCTTCCGTTCGTTGTGACAAGAGCAAGTGGTTTGCTTAATGGGGCTGTTTAGATGAAAAAGTGATACACTCCTTACTTATTTAccacagaatttttttttttagaaatgaAATACCGTATGTAATATCCTGTAGTCCTATTATGCAATAATGCATAAAGCTATGCCAGGTCAGGACATTTTGAGAAATATTTTGATATTCTCATttgtcagttgtgtgtgtgtgtgtgtgtgtgtgtgtgtgtgtgtgtgtactgttctTCTTCTCTGTCAGTTTTAGCACACTCTTCGACCCACACTGATGACGTTCCAGCTGGTGACACCCGCTAGCAGAAATGCAGAtctctgtgttcactgtgtcaCAAGACACGGCACACAAACGCTTCAGTAATGGAACAAGACGCTGGATTGACTTGGCTGCATAGATGCTCATGTCCTCACACTTCACCAGTGTGACAGCTGTCGATGTGCCTTCAGGAGCTCTTTCTCCCTACATGACAGCTCATCCAGGACTCAAATCTTAAATGCAATCTGACTTCACCTGAGCCAGGATTCGACATAAGAACCCGGTGATACCATTTTGGTATTCCACGTCTCCACCAACTGTTACCAACTGTTAGTCAGCATGGGAGTCGACCTTTGCTGTTTGTCCCCACCGGGTCAGGGGTCGTCCCTTTCCAAGAGCCCATCACGTGGCCTCGTTCATATTTAAGCACTGCACAATGTTCGGTTTTGACTTCCTAAATTTCAAGGTCATTTAAATTCGGTTTCATCAACGAAGGTTTGTGATCTTGTGTTCATTGCCTTGTTGAGGGGTGGTTGTATATAAGAAATTCCCCTTGCATATATTAATGCATTGAAACTAAGTCATAAAAAATAAGATGCAGTGGGACACAGGCAATACATTCTTGATGTTGTGTGATGTGGCCTGAACTCAACTACTGTATTTCTAAGCAAACGatttcttttttccctttataaGTGTCATAGCACAAAGATCATCAGATGTGACGTGACGTGACGTGAAGAGCACTTCAAGCGCTCTATCTTCAAGATCGTCAAGAAGACACTGTCAGTCTGAAAATGGGTCATAGTCTATTTACGAATACAATCACATCTGACCTCTGCACTTTTTAACAGCACCGCTGGAGCAGCCTATAGCAAATCGATGCATCTCAAATGTAAACCCAATCGCTACCGTAGAATCGGTACAATTTTTAAGGTACACAATAGATATCGTGTTTAGAAAAATAAGGATGGTTTATTTGATACTACCACAACAAGCGTAATATTCATTTCTCTGGTGAGTCACTGGAGCACAGTCTACAGCCAGATATGAAGAACAGTAGTCATGTTTTTTCAACAACATTCACCCAGGTCTCATCCTACAAACACATTTGAAATGTCACACGTGCGTCACTGTATTCACTTAGAATGGTCCAATACTGGGTTAGTGGGTCATCTAGAACTCTCAGATCTCTAAAATAAAACCACAGTAATACAAATGCCAACCAGAACAGACTTGTCCATTTACTGCGGCTAAAACAGCATATTTACAATCATCTATGCAAAAGGAACTTGCCATTAATTGAAGGACAGACTGATACGTGCTGGCCAACACCAACTAAAGGAAtgaacaaaaccaaacaaacaaaaaagatatGCTTTTAATTATTTGTGCTTTTTAACCCACGAAACCACTTCATTGTTGAAATGGAACATTTTCATTGAGGCACCAATAGGAGTGCTAACATCAGTTTTAATTGAAGAGCTTCTAAAGCTATACCTAGAACTGGAAGTACAAACAgtatgtgtatttatatatttataaagttATACAGTTCTGTCCCACGTCCACGCTATCCAGCAACACATGTCCTCATCTCCTGTGTCTCTGCTGTTAGTCTTTGTGGTTTTCCATGTGAAGGCCTGCTGGACCTCCGCATGTGTTCAGTATGGAGAAACCTCAAGTCCATCTTttaccctcaaacacacacacacacacacacacacacacaactacaacacGTATGTGCACAGAGCATGTTTGAGCTGGCGTTGCGGTCAGTGACCGTGGAACAGGTCGGACCTGAGCCAGCTGTCCAACCCGGGCGGGTCTTGTCCTGCCAGGGCTGGTGGCGGCGGGCCGCTGAGGTCAAGGGTTAAACAGTTACTTCGGTCTTGCTGCCTGTgcggtagtggtggtggtgcgaTGCCTGCGCTGCAGCCGGTGCGTAGTGCAGCTGCTCCACCGTCTGCGTGCGGCGCGAGGCGAACGCCTGCCTCTTGGAGGCTGTCTGGTTCATGGTCAAGGTGCTGTGGGCGGGCGGGGCGGGCCCGGCTCCGCCcccggctccgcctcctccgccACCGTTTGAGGCACTGGGATGCGAGTGCATTTTTGTCATCTTGTAGCGGTCCATGAGCGGCGTGGTGGGCACGAACACGTCCGTGTGCGATATGGCCCTGGACATGGAGTGGTCGCCACGAAAACTGGCCCGCTTGCCGCCCGGCGCCTTGTCGGGCGAGAGCAGCGGGTCCTGCGAGCACAGGCGCTCGTGCGAGTAGAGGCGCTCCTGCGAGTACAGGCGCTCGTGGGAGTGCACGCGCTCCTGCGAACAGTGGCGCTCGTGCGAACGCACTCGCTCCTGCGAGACCAGCCGCTCGTGCGAGCGCAAACGCTCGGCCGAGAGCAGCTGTTCGTCGGACAGGATGCGGCCGCCGTACGGGGAGGGGGCGTAGGGCGACGTGATGTAGTCGTGCATGTAGCCGCGCTCGGGCGACAGCACGCGGTCCTGTGACATGGCCCGCTGGACCCGGCGGGGCCTCTGGCGAGGCGGCGCCCCCTGCTGCTGCTGCGGTGGCGGGGGAGGCTGGGCCTGTTGGCTGCTTGGAGACTCCTGGTTCATCTGGTTCATCTTTATCATGTGCAGGGGGAGCGTGCCCCGTGCCGCCAGGTCTGGGAGGTGCCTCTTCCTGCTGTAGTAGTCGTCCACATCCTTGTCCGCTGTGGAAGAGAAAAGACGCGCTGGTCAAAGCATCACGTTACTGATCAAAGCACCATGTAATCTCCACTGTGTtcacatgttcatgtaaagtGCCCATATCCTATATTTTTCTTATATTGTACCTTTATGTCCACTTACAATGTTTGTGTGGTCATTCCAAATATGATTCTATTGGGTTGGGCCATGATTCTGTTGTTTTGGGGCATGATTCTATTGGGTTGTACATGCCAGTTTATTATTTTTCCAAATttctatataaatgtatacatGAATTTGTAGTGCAATTGTAACCCCGTGTGGTCATGTCACTGGACACATTTTGCAATTTTGCAGTATGTTTATAATTAGTAGAGCATTTTTCAGCCACAGTACAGATATTTGATGGACAGTTGGTTAATTATAAGTTAAGAGTCCAATTTTTAACATATAAATATTGAACTGCATTATGGTCTTTTAGCTGTTTTCTGTGTTGAGTCAAACAAAATTAATGATagttcaaacatttcattatgtgcacaagcacacacacacacacacacacacacacacacacacacacacacacacacacacacacacacacacacacacaaattcaagaGCACTGATTACTGTATCTGTAACAGAATGATTACAGATGGAAATAATTAAATTATGCTCTGTCTCCTCAGAGACAGAATGAATGCAGAGTAGGGTTGCCAATGACCTTGAGCTCATTGTTACACTTGACAGAtctctctgcacaaattccattATATTTGACAGATCTCTGCACATGCTCACTGTTACATTTGACAGATCTCTGCACACACTCACGGTTACATTTGACAGATCTCTCAGCACATACTCATTTAGTCTTTACAGATCTCGCTGCACACACTCATTGTTACTCTTGACAGATCTCTCTGCACACACTCATTGTTACTCTTGACAGATCTCTCTGCACACACTGTTACATTTGACAGATCTCTCTGCACACACTCATTTACTCTTGACAGATCTCTCTGCACACACAAACTGTTACATTTGACAGATCTCTGCATAC
The genomic region above belongs to Brachyhypopomus gauderio isolate BG-103 chromosome 3, BGAUD_0.2, whole genome shotgun sequence and contains:
- the LOC143510597 gene encoding protein shisa-6 isoform X7, producing the protein MGIKHFLLLLIYLDPLNVLCTSTAKRTKPVPKRTQKPKELNNTVSPPTSTQRIAQVQVPAAGTHETCLGYYDVSGQFDKEFECNNTDHRYCCGSCFLRFCCQFKGNRLDQRTCKNFNKPDWVKTVPPSPAPTGDDYDPSMDQTNTAVYITCGVIAFIIVVGVSTKVAYDKATQPPQEMNIHRALADILRQQGPIPISQYDCENFAAMNSSSKDNTPQRTGSKNHYTPVHASKSNHGGHYPKEGVRGGGHDLHNFISSGFVTLGRGHVKADKDVDDYYSRKRHLPDLAARGTLPLHMIKMNQMNQESPSSQQAQPPPPPQQQQGAPPRQRPRRVQRAMSQDRVLSPERGYMHDYITSPYAPSPYGGRILSDEQLLSAERLRSHERLVSQERVRSHERHCSQERVHSHERLYSQERLYSHERLCSQDPLLSPDKAPGGKRASFRGDHSMSRAISHTDVFVPTTPLMDRYKMTKMHSHPSASNGGGGGGAGGGAGPAPPAHSTLTMNQTASKRQAFASRRTQTVEQLHYAPAAAQASHHHHYRTGSKTEVTV